A single genomic interval of Treponema primitia ZAS-1 harbors:
- a CDS encoding AAA family ATPase produces the protein MAQLNLDVSDTEALLAGAQKLLDSCREELAKRVIGQREMIDGLLMALIARGHILLEGVPGLAKTLAVKSLAEITGLDFKRIQFTPDLLPADVTGTLVWEQATGKFSVRRGPVFANVILADEINRAPAKVQSALLEAMEEHQVTIGEESYPLPDPFFVLATQNPIEHEGTYTLPEAELDRFLLKLLVRYPSPEEELRILNPHNSYVPTLKPILGPSQLESLRTAAEAIRIDDKIGEYIVSVVSATRPSAAKPASARSRGGSRPAEGAGSGRAGREGLYRYISFGASPRASIALYRCCRILALFNGRLFVTPEDVKTAALPVLRHRIVLSYEAEADGLDPDAVVSRILAFVPVP, from the coding sequence ATGGCTCAACTTAATTTGGATGTATCGGATACGGAAGCCCTGTTGGCCGGGGCGCAGAAATTGTTGGATTCCTGCCGGGAGGAACTGGCCAAGCGGGTTATCGGACAGCGGGAGATGATCGACGGTCTCCTCATGGCCCTGATTGCCCGGGGACATATCCTGCTGGAAGGAGTGCCGGGGCTTGCAAAGACCCTGGCGGTGAAGAGCCTGGCGGAAATTACCGGCCTGGACTTTAAACGGATCCAGTTTACTCCGGATTTGCTCCCCGCGGATGTGACCGGGACCCTGGTGTGGGAACAGGCTACGGGAAAGTTTTCCGTACGCCGTGGGCCGGTCTTTGCCAATGTGATCCTGGCGGACGAGATTAACCGGGCCCCCGCCAAGGTACAGTCCGCCCTGCTGGAGGCCATGGAGGAGCATCAGGTTACCATCGGAGAGGAGAGCTACCCCCTGCCGGATCCCTTCTTCGTCCTGGCCACCCAGAACCCCATTGAACATGAGGGGACCTATACCCTGCCCGAAGCGGAACTGGACCGGTTCCTCCTCAAACTGCTGGTACGGTACCCAAGCCCGGAGGAGGAACTCCGTATTCTGAACCCCCATAATTCCTATGTCCCAACCCTGAAGCCGATCCTCGGACCTTCCCAACTGGAGAGCCTCCGGACTGCCGCGGAGGCGATCCGCATTGACGATAAGATAGGGGAATACATTGTTTCGGTGGTTTCGGCCACCAGGCCATCCGCAGCAAAGCCGGCAAGCGCCAGATCCCGCGGAGGATCGCGGCCTGCGGAAGGCGCCGGCAGCGGAAGGGCCGGGCGGGAGGGGCTGTACCGGTATATCTCCTTCGGCGCTTCCCCCCGGGCTTCCATCGCCCTGTACCGCTGCTGCCGTATCCTGGCCCTCTTCAACGGCCGCCTCTTCGTTACCCCCGAGGATGTAAAAACTGCGGCCCTGCCGGTACTGCGGCACCGTATTGTCCTTTCCTACGAAGCTGAAGCGGACGGGCTGGACCCGGATGCGGTGGTTTCCCGTATCCTGGCCTTTGTTCCGGTACCCTGA
- a CDS encoding VIT1/CCC1 transporter family protein, whose translation MEAEEVRAIALAIQREEMTEYHVYTQLAKICKDTHNAGVLRKVGEAEKTHAAFWQSRTGVQVKPDRFKVFTTVITARILGLSFTLKQMEKKEGTASKSYLALTEQFPEVLAISLEEAEHERELLSMLNEERLQYAGSIVLGLNDALVELTGALAGFTLALGETRTISMAALVTGISAAFSMAASEYLSCKADNDPRAMKSALYTGTAYIITVMLLILPFLLIPNKYAALGITLAAGVFIIFLFNYYLATAKDLDFKRRFGEMTLISLAVAALSFGVGWVLKNILGVDG comes from the coding sequence GTGGAAGCGGAAGAGGTTCGCGCCATCGCTCTGGCGATCCAGCGTGAAGAAATGACCGAATATCATGTGTATACCCAACTGGCAAAGATCTGTAAGGACACCCATAACGCCGGGGTGCTCCGGAAGGTTGGGGAGGCGGAAAAAACACACGCCGCCTTTTGGCAGTCCAGGACCGGCGTGCAGGTAAAGCCGGACCGGTTTAAGGTTTTTACCACCGTCATCACCGCCCGGATTCTGGGGCTTTCCTTTACCCTTAAACAAATGGAAAAAAAAGAGGGCACCGCCTCTAAAAGCTACCTGGCCCTGACGGAACAGTTTCCCGAGGTTTTGGCCATAAGCCTTGAAGAGGCGGAGCATGAACGGGAACTGCTGTCCATGCTGAACGAAGAACGGCTGCAATACGCCGGCTCCATCGTGCTGGGGCTGAACGATGCCCTGGTGGAACTGACCGGCGCCCTGGCGGGGTTCACCCTGGCCCTGGGGGAAACCCGTACCATAAGCATGGCCGCTCTGGTAACCGGGATATCCGCCGCCTTTTCCATGGCCGCCTCGGAATACCTTTCCTGCAAGGCCGATAATGACCCCCGGGCAATGAAATCCGCCCTCTATACCGGGACCGCCTATATCATCACGGTGATGCTCCTGATTCTCCCCTTCCTGCTTATCCCGAATAAATATGCCGCCCTGGGAATAACCCTGGCCGCTGGGGTGTTTATCATTTTTCTTTTTAATTACTACCTGGCCACCGCCAAAGACCTGGACTTTAAACGGCGCTTTGGGGAGATGACCCTTATCAGCCTTGCGGTGGCGGCCCTTTCTTTCGGCGTGGGCTGGGTTCTGAAGAATATCCTGGGAGTAGATGGGTAG